In a genomic window of Deltaproteobacteria bacterium:
- a CDS encoding DUF3987 domain-containing protein, translated as MEPGISDDTVLRILGWTAEERASREEQRTEAPKDEPAPKATEPAWEPPIPLAHADPPPFPTDVLPGYLKAYVEAQAVALQVPVDLVACCVLGTLSSVWAGRYEVKVRDGYAEIASLYIATILPPGERKSATFSDATEPLALWEAEQAKSLAREIAESKATVRMLSERMKSLEGKAAKEDDRQRRDELMKEAFAAREELEEVEAHSPIVRRHLLADITVEALGMVLAEQNGRAGLMSAEGSILSIAAGRYSKGDPNLELLLACHAGDHVSINRVGRAPISIPRPSLSMCLCVQPAVLRRMGAEKVFDGQGFLARFLYSMPRPMRGRRDAEPEPCPVAVQAIYRAGVLAMLGTEDPEPRPYLTLSREAYAEFIGFQMRAEAALGEGGELEYLAEWGSKAHGAVARIAGLLHAAEYPEGPWRYPIAGETMRAAAAIGEYFVAHAKVAFHAMRLDDVGEACDRILRWVRRERRERFSKRDCHQDLRGGMPLVEMFDEPLKRLVDHGYLAEVQSDHQGPGRKPSPLYRVNPYAHGHAPKKPSSESSQSPPPPRKGSCSANSEDSEDRFQEVKTQGKGNGTPGRTSGSPPPVEDGDPGPWGDA; from the coding sequence GTGGAGCCGGGTATCTCGGACGACACGGTTCTGCGTATTCTGGGATGGACTGCCGAAGAGAGAGCATCCCGCGAGGAGCAGAGGACCGAGGCGCCGAAGGACGAACCCGCGCCCAAGGCCACCGAACCCGCGTGGGAGCCGCCGATTCCCCTCGCACATGCGGACCCTCCTCCATTCCCGACGGACGTGTTGCCGGGCTACCTGAAGGCCTACGTTGAAGCGCAGGCGGTAGCGTTACAGGTGCCCGTTGACCTGGTGGCGTGCTGCGTTCTTGGCACTCTCTCGAGTGTGTGGGCTGGGAGGTATGAGGTGAAGGTTAGGGACGGCTACGCCGAAATTGCTTCGCTCTACATCGCCACCATCCTGCCGCCCGGTGAGCGCAAGTCCGCGACCTTCTCCGATGCAACGGAGCCCCTTGCGCTGTGGGAGGCCGAGCAGGCGAAGTCTCTCGCTCGCGAGATCGCCGAGAGCAAGGCCACGGTGCGAATGCTCTCCGAGCGGATGAAGTCTCTCGAGGGCAAGGCGGCGAAGGAGGATGACCGACAGCGGCGCGACGAGCTCATGAAGGAGGCCTTCGCCGCTCGCGAGGAGCTCGAGGAGGTGGAAGCACACTCGCCCATAGTGCGGCGCCACCTGCTCGCGGATATCACCGTCGAGGCTCTCGGCATGGTGCTCGCGGAGCAGAATGGCCGGGCGGGGCTGATGTCCGCCGAAGGGAGTATTCTGAGTATCGCCGCGGGGCGATACAGCAAGGGAGACCCCAACCTTGAACTACTGCTCGCCTGTCACGCCGGGGACCACGTCTCCATCAACCGCGTGGGCCGCGCGCCCATCTCCATCCCGAGGCCATCGCTGAGCATGTGCCTTTGCGTGCAGCCGGCTGTGTTGCGCCGGATGGGCGCCGAGAAGGTCTTTGACGGGCAAGGATTCCTCGCGCGCTTCCTCTACTCCATGCCGCGCCCGATGCGTGGGCGGCGAGACGCTGAACCCGAGCCTTGCCCCGTGGCAGTGCAAGCCATCTATCGCGCTGGCGTGCTGGCGATGCTCGGCACCGAGGACCCCGAGCCGCGCCCCTACCTCACGCTGAGCCGCGAGGCCTACGCCGAGTTTATCGGCTTTCAGATGCGTGCCGAGGCTGCTCTAGGTGAGGGTGGCGAGCTCGAGTACCTGGCCGAATGGGGAAGCAAGGCACATGGCGCCGTAGCACGCATCGCCGGGCTACTGCACGCGGCCGAGTACCCCGAGGGACCCTGGCGTTACCCTATCGCCGGAGAGACCATGCGGGCGGCTGCCGCCATCGGCGAATACTTTGTCGCCCACGCCAAGGTGGCCTTTCACGCCATGCGGCTAGATGACGTGGGCGAGGCCTGCGACCGCATCCTGCGCTGGGTGCGCCGCGAGCGGCGGGAGCGATTCTCCAAGCGCGATTGCCACCAGGACCTTCGCGGAGGGATGCCCCTGGTGGAGATGTTCGACGAGCCACTGAAGCGGCTGGTGGACCATGGCTACTTGGCCGAGGTCCAGTCTGACCACCAAGGGCCGGGCCGGAAGCCAAGCCCGCTGTACCGCGTCAACCCCTACGCTCACGGACACGCGCCTAAGAAACCATCCTCAGAATCCTCACAATCACCCCCGCCACCCCGCAAGGGCTCATGCTCGGCCAATTCTGAGGATTCTGAGGATAGGTTCCAGGAAGTGAAAACCCAAGGGAAGGGCAACGGGACCCCTGGCCGGACCTCTGGGAGTCCGCCCCCTGTGGAGGATGGCGACCCCGGGCCGTGGGGTGACGCATGA
- the pap gene encoding polyphosphate:AMP phosphotransferase codes for MFESAELGHRIEQKTFEREEGKLRVALLDAQHDLREAGRFPVVILIGGVDGAGKGETVNLLNAWMDPRLIQTRAFGEPSDEEEERPRMWRYWRALPPKGRIGILFGSWYTDPIVDRVRRKLKTAALDRELSRIVRFEKMLVNEGALLLKFWFHLSKEKQRRRLKALAKDPRTRWRVTETDWDNFRLYDTYRAVSEHVLRQTSTGEAPWVVVEGEDANYRSLTVGRELLAGIRGRLDEKRPWHARSEAAPLLAPLDGVQVLDRLDLTQRLGKARYEKELEKWQGRVNLLTRRSSFRKRAVVAVFEGNDAAGKGGSIRRVTPALDARNYDIIAVGAPTEEERAQPYLWRFWRHLPRLGRVTIFDRSWYGRVLVERVEGFCSDADWMRAYREINDFEEQLVERGIVVVKFWLSISKQEQIARFRARQKIGFKRFKITEEDWRNRKKWDAYAQAVNDMVERTSTDLAPWTLVEANDKHFARIKILRTLAGALEGSR; via the coding sequence ATGTTCGAATCGGCGGAGCTAGGGCATCGGATCGAGCAGAAGACCTTCGAGCGCGAGGAGGGGAAGCTCAGGGTGGCGCTGCTCGACGCGCAGCACGACCTGAGGGAGGCGGGGCGGTTCCCCGTGGTGATCTTGATCGGCGGCGTGGACGGCGCGGGGAAGGGCGAGACGGTGAACCTGCTCAACGCGTGGATGGACCCGCGGCTCATCCAGACGCGGGCCTTCGGCGAGCCGAGCGATGAGGAGGAGGAGCGTCCCCGCATGTGGCGCTACTGGCGCGCGCTGCCGCCGAAGGGGCGCATCGGCATCCTCTTCGGCTCCTGGTACACCGACCCGATCGTGGACCGCGTGCGCCGGAAGCTGAAGACCGCGGCGCTCGACCGCGAGCTCTCGCGGATCGTTCGTTTCGAGAAGATGCTGGTGAACGAGGGGGCGCTGCTGCTGAAGTTCTGGTTTCACCTCTCCAAGGAGAAGCAGCGACGGCGCTTGAAGGCGCTGGCCAAAGACCCGCGCACGCGCTGGCGCGTGACCGAGACCGACTGGGATAACTTCCGCCTGTACGACACCTACCGCGCCGTCTCGGAGCACGTCCTCCGCCAGACGAGCACGGGCGAGGCGCCGTGGGTGGTCGTGGAAGGCGAGGACGCGAACTACCGGAGCCTGACCGTGGGCCGGGAGCTCCTGGCCGGGATCCGCGGGCGACTCGACGAGAAGCGGCCCTGGCACGCGCGCTCCGAGGCCGCGCCGCTCCTCGCGCCGCTCGATGGGGTCCAGGTGCTGGACCGTCTGGATCTGACGCAGCGGCTCGGAAAGGCGCGCTACGAGAAGGAGCTCGAGAAGTGGCAGGGGCGGGTAAACCTGCTCACCCGGCGGTCCTCGTTCCGGAAGCGCGCGGTGGTGGCGGTCTTCGAGGGCAACGACGCGGCGGGCAAGGGGGGCAGCATTCGCCGGGTCACTCCGGCGCTCGACGCGCGGAACTACGACATCATCGCCGTCGGGGCGCCGACCGAGGAGGAGCGCGCGCAGCCCTATCTGTGGCGCTTCTGGCGGCACCTTCCGCGGCTCGGCCGAGTCACCATCTTCGACCGCTCCTGGTACGGGCGGGTGCTCGTGGAGCGCGTGGAGGGCTTCTGCTCGGATGCCGACTGGATGCGCGCGTACCGCGAGATCAACGATTTCGAGGAGCAGCTGGTCGAGCGGGGGATCGTGGTGGTGAAGTTCTGGCTCTCGATCAGCAAGCAGGAGCAGATCGCCCGCTTCCGGGCGCGCCAGAAGATCGGCTTCAAGCGCTTCAAGATCACCGAGGAGGACTGGCGTAACCGCAAGAAGTGGGACGCGTACGCGCAGGCGGTGAACGACATGGTGGAGCGCACGAGCACCGACCTCGCCCCGTGGACGCTCGTGGAGGCGAACGACAAGCACTTCGCGCGCATCAAGATCCTGCGCACGCTGGCGGGTGCGCTGGAGGGCTCGCGATGA
- a CDS encoding class I SAM-dependent methyltransferase yields MPLPRLQLFEFNDALWAPEPLRETMIETLSRAIAWGHMLRDLVPPFRAFLEASGAREVLDLCAGAGAPAQLLAEELLRVGVEPPRFLLTDLQPKPEAWAAIRAAHPGIVDFVPEPVDATRIPEELGRGRARVVINALHHFPPHLAASILQSAAEDAPGVFVAESFERSPVHFGAFAPTGLAALLANPLLAPRHRLAKAWLTWCSPIGLSVALWDGLVSTLRIYGEAELRAMVRPLGDAWKWTYGTYPFRPFGRGCYFYGVRRS; encoded by the coding sequence ATGCCCCTGCCCCGCCTGCAGCTCTTCGAGTTCAACGACGCGCTCTGGGCCCCCGAGCCGCTCCGCGAGACGATGATCGAGACGCTCAGCCGCGCCATCGCGTGGGGTCACATGCTCCGCGACCTGGTGCCCCCCTTCCGCGCGTTTCTCGAGGCGAGCGGCGCGCGCGAGGTGCTGGACCTCTGCGCGGGGGCCGGGGCACCGGCGCAGCTTCTCGCGGAGGAGCTGCTGCGCGTCGGGGTAGAGCCTCCGCGCTTCCTGCTCACCGATCTGCAACCGAAACCCGAGGCCTGGGCCGCGATCCGCGCCGCCCATCCCGGCATCGTGGACTTCGTGCCCGAGCCGGTGGACGCGACGCGCATCCCGGAGGAGCTCGGCCGGGGCCGCGCGCGCGTGGTGATCAATGCGCTGCACCACTTCCCGCCGCACCTCGCCGCGTCGATCCTCCAGAGCGCCGCCGAGGACGCCCCCGGCGTCTTCGTGGCCGAATCCTTCGAGCGCAGCCCGGTCCACTTCGGCGCCTTCGCGCCCACGGGCCTCGCCGCCCTGCTCGCCAACCCGCTGCTCGCCCCGCGGCATCGGCTGGCCAAAGCCTGGCTCACCTGGTGCTCGCCGATCGGCCTCTCCGTGGCCCTCTGGGACGGACTCGTGAGCACGCTCCGCATCTACGGCGAGGCGGAGCTGCGCGCCATGGTCCGCCCCCTCGGCGACGCCTGGAAGTGGACCTACGGCACCTACCCCTTTCGCCCCTTCGGGCGCGGCTGCTACTTCTACGGCGTGCGGCGAAGCTGA
- a CDS encoding beta-propeller domain-containing protein: MRRLSWLAATVLLGACGAASEPVTPTPPPTTQPPTTQQPAPGLDPSIFPKPGATQFMSANERELLSSGAEGAQPGRNGQLELSEDSNAKGAGAPGTSPPAPTEPKPDPSREIVEADIFKLEGNLLYVLNRYRGLVIIDVTNPDQMVIKGRLPFQAVPVEMYVRDGRAYVVNTDYFTYWQYDPEADPHGFHGSQVLIVDVSNPARPKELGSLKLEGEVTDTRMVGDVLYTVSKRRPDYWRYNTADWEDRTWIVSLNVADPAKIREIDRITFRGTSTLIHVAHHAIFVAAWDPNFYLTNPGLEQETLVTYVDISDAAGKLKERGKVYIPGQIADKFKMDWHDRHLRVLSQRWSSSDTITLHVVATAHPDQLKIDTTLDLAGVKRSGLQATRFAGPRAFAFSRGWDYNLTWRRLHTVDLSQPLQPRLAGQLDVSLDATHVEVHADRLLVLGSHYQKGSSTYGDTRTALALFDVANLGLPTERSLVRLGEGWSSSAANYNYKALKTFPALGLILVPLQYWTNGTSFTGLQLVDWASDRLTQRGRVENVGGVTRAFPVGNRLVAVGEMAAATIDATNRDQPKVTRQLKLVHRAHDVFDVKGLQVQLVTDAYSGQVRLETRAFAAEDDGPTLATLNLPFTGAPFVLRDGDSLHLIGNVLHVGQVVHNADLTDPKNPKLRGNMVLTDAFQTIFHPGWGWYTHYWSPYAGLPLRNQIVPATFREVVTGAGGRRDWRSELRFLDLRDLDNPRIASGKVPMNEFPFVNKVTHGNILYSTHVEQATSPDGASLLYHVRSYVDRVDVSDPDHPKALPSVNVPGYLVDVSDDGTLWYTVDFQWDDSGRRRNSLNALKLVGGTAAKLISVVPVSDQIKRAALRPGQLSEHSGRPAGWSDRTIWLNAHKYPWWGVKSDTVSSRQPYTVLRRLDFAADGTVASEQQTSFEGYHFDLLDVQQTQVYLSSATPSGLLVVDVANFATPAIKTAARTIDYVSRIAVNGPFTYAPLGMYGVHRY; encoded by the coding sequence ATGCGCCGGCTGTCCTGGCTGGCGGCGACCGTCCTTCTGGGCGCGTGCGGCGCGGCGAGCGAGCCCGTCACACCCACGCCGCCGCCCACCACGCAGCCACCCACTACGCAGCAGCCCGCCCCCGGGCTCGACCCGAGCATCTTCCCGAAGCCCGGGGCCACCCAGTTCATGTCGGCGAACGAGCGCGAGCTCCTCTCGAGCGGCGCCGAAGGGGCGCAGCCCGGGCGGAACGGGCAGCTCGAGCTGAGCGAGGACTCGAACGCGAAGGGCGCGGGAGCCCCGGGGACCTCGCCTCCCGCGCCGACGGAGCCCAAGCCCGATCCGAGCCGCGAGATCGTCGAGGCCGACATCTTCAAGCTCGAGGGAAATCTCCTCTACGTGTTGAACCGGTATCGCGGTTTGGTCATCATCGACGTCACGAACCCCGATCAGATGGTCATCAAAGGACGCCTGCCCTTCCAGGCGGTGCCGGTCGAGATGTACGTGCGGGACGGTCGGGCCTACGTGGTGAACACCGACTACTTCACCTACTGGCAGTACGACCCCGAGGCCGACCCGCACGGCTTTCACGGCAGCCAGGTGCTGATCGTGGACGTGAGCAATCCGGCGCGGCCGAAGGAGCTCGGCTCGCTCAAGCTCGAGGGCGAGGTCACCGACACGCGCATGGTCGGTGACGTGCTCTACACCGTGAGCAAGCGCCGCCCGGACTACTGGCGCTACAACACGGCCGACTGGGAGGACCGCACCTGGATCGTGTCGCTCAACGTGGCCGACCCGGCGAAGATCCGCGAGATCGATCGCATCACCTTCCGCGGGACCAGCACGCTGATCCACGTCGCGCACCACGCGATCTTCGTGGCGGCGTGGGACCCGAACTTCTACCTCACGAACCCGGGCCTCGAGCAGGAGACGCTCGTGACCTACGTGGACATCAGCGACGCGGCGGGCAAGCTCAAGGAGCGCGGCAAGGTCTACATCCCGGGCCAGATCGCCGACAAGTTCAAGATGGACTGGCACGACAGGCACCTGCGCGTGCTCAGCCAGCGGTGGTCCTCGTCGGACACGATCACGCTCCACGTGGTCGCCACGGCGCACCCCGATCAGCTCAAGATCGACACCACGCTCGACCTCGCGGGGGTCAAGCGCAGCGGGCTGCAGGCCACGCGCTTCGCCGGTCCGCGGGCTTTCGCCTTCTCGCGCGGCTGGGACTACAACCTGACCTGGCGGCGCCTGCACACCGTGGACCTGAGTCAGCCCCTGCAGCCGCGGCTCGCCGGGCAGCTCGACGTCTCCCTCGACGCGACGCACGTGGAGGTGCACGCCGACCGGCTGCTCGTGCTCGGCTCGCACTACCAGAAGGGCTCGAGCACCTACGGCGACACGCGCACCGCGCTCGCCCTCTTCGACGTGGCGAACCTCGGTCTGCCGACGGAGCGCTCGCTCGTGCGCCTCGGCGAGGGCTGGAGCAGCAGCGCCGCGAACTACAACTACAAGGCGCTGAAGACCTTCCCCGCGCTGGGCCTCATCCTCGTGCCGCTGCAGTACTGGACGAACGGCACGAGCTTCACGGGGCTGCAGCTCGTGGACTGGGCGAGCGACCGGCTGACCCAGCGCGGCCGCGTGGAGAACGTGGGGGGCGTGACGCGCGCCTTCCCCGTGGGGAATCGACTCGTGGCGGTGGGCGAGATGGCCGCGGCGACGATCGACGCGACGAACCGCGACCAGCCCAAGGTGACGCGCCAGCTCAAGCTGGTCCACCGCGCGCACGACGTCTTCGACGTCAAGGGGCTGCAGGTGCAGCTCGTCACGGACGCCTACAGCGGGCAGGTGCGGCTCGAGACGCGGGCCTTCGCCGCCGAGGACGACGGGCCGACGCTGGCCACCTTGAACCTCCCCTTCACGGGCGCGCCGTTCGTGCTGCGCGACGGGGACAGCCTGCACCTCATCGGCAACGTGCTGCACGTCGGCCAGGTGGTGCACAACGCCGACCTGACCGACCCGAAGAACCCGAAGCTGCGGGGGAACATGGTGCTGACCGACGCCTTCCAGACCATCTTTCACCCGGGCTGGGGCTGGTACACGCACTACTGGAGCCCCTACGCCGGGCTGCCGCTACGCAACCAGATCGTCCCCGCCACGTTCCGTGAGGTGGTGACCGGAGCCGGCGGCCGACGCGACTGGCGGAGCGAGCTGCGCTTCCTCGACCTGCGGGACCTCGACAACCCGCGCATCGCGAGCGGCAAGGTGCCGATGAACGAGTTCCCGTTCGTGAACAAGGTGACCCACGGCAACATCCTCTACTCGACGCACGTCGAGCAGGCCACGAGCCCCGACGGAGCGTCGCTGCTCTACCACGTGCGCTCGTACGTGGACCGCGTGGACGTGAGCGACCCCGACCACCCGAAGGCCCTGCCGAGCGTGAACGTGCCGGGCTACCTCGTGGACGTCAGCGACGACGGCACGCTCTGGTACACGGTGGACTTCCAGTGGGACGACTCGGGGCGGCGGCGCAACAGCCTGAACGCGCTGAAGCTGGTGGGCGGCACCGCGGCGAAGCTGATCAGCGTGGTGCCCGTCTCGGACCAGATCAAGCGCGCCGCGCTCAGGCCGGGGCAGCTCTCCGAGCACAGCGGCCGGCCCGCCGGCTGGAGCGACCGCACGATCTGGCTCAACGCGCACAAGTACCCCTGGTGGGGCGTGAAGAGCGACACCGTGAGCAGCCGGCAGCCCTACACCGTCCTTCGGCGACTCGACTTCGCCGCTGACGGCACGGTGGCGAGCGAGCAGCAGACGAGCTTCGAGGGCTACCACTTCGACCTGCTCGACGTGCAGCAGACGCAGGTCTATCTGAGCAGCGCGACCCCGAGCGGCCTGCTCGTGGTCGACGTGGCGAACTTCGCCACCCCGGCGATCAAGACCGCGGCGCGGACCATCGACTACGTGAGTCGCATCGCCGTGAACGGGCCGTTCACCTACGCCCCGCTCGGCATGTACGGCGTCCACCGCTACTAG
- a CDS encoding patatin-like phospholipase family protein gives MKRAPTLREWLAEEPFGLTLSAGFFAFYAHAGMLSVLEEEGLLPRRLSGASAGALVAGLWAAGMDSRALRDELLRLRREDFWDPALGPGLLRGRLFRARLEALLPVLTFEQCRARLAVSAFDLLSRRTRVLSAGALAPALCASCALPGLFRPVWVEGRPFLDGGVADRPGLAGMPTGSRVLYHLITSRSPWRRKGSAALSVPELDGAITLALTGLARVNPFRLDRGAAAFEQARSGTLRALDQPLEGRAVRVAVNSHGRTG, from the coding sequence ATGAAGCGGGCGCCGACGCTCCGCGAGTGGCTGGCCGAGGAGCCTTTCGGACTCACGCTCTCGGCCGGATTCTTCGCCTTCTACGCCCACGCGGGGATGCTCTCGGTGCTCGAGGAGGAGGGGCTGCTGCCGCGGCGACTCTCGGGCGCCAGCGCCGGGGCGCTCGTGGCCGGCCTCTGGGCCGCGGGGATGGACAGCCGGGCTCTGCGCGACGAGCTCCTCCGGCTGCGGCGAGAAGACTTCTGGGATCCGGCGCTCGGGCCCGGGCTCCTGCGCGGGCGTCTCTTCCGGGCGCGGCTCGAGGCGCTGCTCCCGGTCTTGACCTTCGAGCAGTGCCGGGCGCGGCTCGCCGTCTCCGCCTTCGACCTGCTCTCGCGCAGGACGCGCGTGCTCTCGGCCGGGGCGCTGGCGCCGGCACTGTGTGCCTCGTGCGCGCTGCCGGGGCTCTTCCGGCCCGTGTGGGTCGAGGGGCGGCCGTTTCTCGACGGGGGCGTCGCCGACCGGCCGGGCCTCGCCGGCATGCCGACGGGGAGCCGCGTCCTCTATCACCTGATCACCTCGCGCTCGCCGTGGCGACGCAAGGGGAGCGCGGCGCTGAGTGTCCCCGAGCTCGACGGGGCGATCACCCTCGCGCTGACCGGCCTCGCCCGCGTGAACCCCTTCCGCCTCGATCGTGGGGCGGCGGCGTTCGAGCAGGCTCGGTCGGGAACGCTTCGGGCCCTCGATCAGCCGCTCGAAGGGCGCGCGGTGCGGGTTGCAGTAAACAGCCACGGACGCACGGGGTGA
- a CDS encoding AMP-binding protein: protein MGGGRLLELTWSQALDQVRRMAAHLESLGFPRGSQIALFSKNTAWWFLADLAIWMSGHVSVPLYPTLTADTIRQILDHSEAKLVFVGKLDGYDAMAPGIPAELPRIAMPLSPKLDAPSWDDLIARTAPLTGQPKRDPKELATIIYTSGSTGVPKGVMHSFETMCAASNGFVRMLKMQSSDRMLSYLPLAHAFERALVETPTLISGAQIWFAESLETFVEDLKRAQPTLFVSVPRLWHKFQTGVHAKVPPKKLDRLLKIPLLGAMIRKKVLRGLGLDKVRFAGSGSAPIPSELITWYRRLGLDLLEGYGMSENFAYSHLTRPGEVSPGYVGRPQDGVEATLGPDKEVWVKSPGTMLGYFKAPELTAEVFSPDGFLKTGDQGEVDQAGRLKITGRVKELFKTSKGKYVAPAPIENQLLLHPHVEQACVSGNAMPQPFGMVVLSEPARKALHDAEERKALHDSLMAHVSEVNNALDPHERLELVAVIQDEWTIENGMLTPTMKIKRSAIEERYGTRADAWYARKAPIVWAEEA, encoded by the coding sequence ATGGGCGGAGGACGCCTGCTCGAGCTGACCTGGTCGCAGGCGCTCGACCAGGTGCGCCGGATGGCCGCGCACCTCGAGTCGCTCGGTTTTCCGCGCGGCAGTCAGATCGCGCTCTTCTCGAAGAACACCGCGTGGTGGTTCCTCGCGGACCTGGCCATCTGGATGAGCGGCCACGTCTCGGTGCCGCTCTACCCGACGCTCACGGCGGACACCATTCGCCAGATCCTCGACCACAGCGAGGCGAAGCTGGTCTTCGTCGGCAAGCTGGACGGCTACGACGCGATGGCGCCGGGGATCCCTGCCGAGCTGCCGCGCATCGCCATGCCGCTCTCGCCGAAGCTCGACGCCCCGAGCTGGGACGACCTCATCGCGCGCACGGCGCCGCTTACCGGCCAGCCGAAACGCGACCCGAAGGAGCTGGCCACGATCATCTACACCTCCGGCAGCACCGGCGTGCCGAAGGGGGTGATGCACAGCTTCGAGACCATGTGCGCGGCGTCGAACGGCTTCGTGCGCATGCTGAAGATGCAGAGCTCCGACCGGATGCTCTCGTACCTGCCGCTCGCGCACGCCTTCGAACGAGCGCTGGTGGAGACCCCGACGCTGATCTCCGGGGCGCAAATCTGGTTCGCGGAGAGCCTGGAGACCTTCGTCGAGGACCTCAAGCGCGCGCAGCCGACCCTGTTCGTCTCGGTGCCGCGGCTCTGGCACAAGTTTCAAACGGGCGTTCACGCCAAGGTCCCGCCGAAGAAACTCGACCGGCTGCTCAAGATCCCGCTCCTCGGCGCCATGATCCGCAAGAAGGTCCTCCGCGGGCTCGGGCTCGACAAGGTGCGCTTCGCGGGCTCCGGCTCAGCGCCGATCCCCAGCGAGCTCATCACCTGGTACCGCCGGCTCGGGCTCGACCTCCTCGAGGGCTACGGGATGAGCGAGAACTTCGCCTACTCCCACCTCACGCGCCCCGGCGAGGTCTCCCCGGGCTACGTGGGGCGACCGCAGGACGGCGTGGAAGCCACCCTCGGGCCCGACAAGGAGGTCTGGGTCAAGAGCCCCGGCACCATGCTCGGCTACTTCAAGGCCCCCGAGCTGACGGCCGAGGTCTTCTCGCCCGACGGGTTTCTAAAGACCGGGGACCAGGGCGAGGTGGACCAGGCCGGGCGGCTGAAGATCACCGGCCGGGTGAAGGAGCTCTTCAAGACCAGCAAGGGCAAGTACGTCGCGCCCGCGCCGATCGAGAACCAGCTCCTGCTCCACCCCCACGTCGAGCAGGCCTGCGTCTCGGGCAACGCCATGCCGCAGCCCTTCGGCATGGTGGTGCTCTCCGAGCCCGCCCGCAAGGCGCTGCACGACGCCGAGGAGCGCAAGGCCCTCCACGACAGTCTCATGGCGCACGTCTCCGAGGTGAATAACGCGCTCGACCCGCACGAGCGGCTCGAGCTCGTGGCGGTGATCCAGGACGAGTGGACCATCGAGAACGGCATGCTCACTCCCACCATGAAGATCAAGCGCAGCGCCATCGAGGAGCGCTACGGCACGCGCGCCGACGCCTGGTACGCGCGCAAGGCTCCGATCGTCTGGGCCGAAGAGGCCTGA
- a CDS encoding SprT-like domain-containing protein yields MFDYFNRELFANALPAVILNFSRHSRMRGFFAPERWRGGAGAAHEISLNPDHLSRAPREWASTLVHEMAHLWQRECGSPSRSGYHNKEWGAKMDELGLTPSDTAEPGGRRTGQRMSHYIVDGGPFDVAFARMPREILLPWASGSAAAAPGPTTKNKLKLKYSCPVCRTNVWGKPGLQLVCLADGEVFVTACEAEAGEP; encoded by the coding sequence ATGTTCGACTACTTCAACCGGGAGCTCTTCGCGAACGCGCTGCCAGCGGTGATTTTGAACTTCTCGCGGCATAGCCGCATGCGCGGGTTCTTCGCGCCCGAGCGCTGGAGGGGCGGCGCTGGCGCGGCACACGAAATCAGCCTGAACCCCGACCATCTCTCTCGCGCTCCTCGAGAATGGGCGAGCACGCTCGTTCACGAGATGGCGCATCTCTGGCAGCGAGAGTGCGGCTCACCGTCGCGCAGCGGCTACCACAACAAGGAATGGGGAGCCAAGATGGACGAGCTTGGGCTAACCCCTAGCGATACGGCGGAGCCCGGGGGCCGCCGCACAGGGCAGCGCATGAGCCACTACATCGTCGATGGTGGTCCCTTTGACGTGGCCTTCGCACGGATGCCGCGCGAAATCCTGCTTCCTTGGGCAAGCGGCAGTGCGGCAGCGGCGCCGGGGCCGACGACAAAGAACAAGCTCAAGTTGAAGTACTCGTGCCCCGTGTGTCGTACGAACGTGTGGGGCAAGCCGGGCCTTCAGCTCGTGTGCCTGGCCGACGGGGAGGTCTTTGTGACCGCATGCGAGGCCGAGGCGGGGGAGCCATGA
- a CDS encoding RluA family pseudouridine synthase → MSSPLRLIDHLRALGYANRAARDLLETGKVAYHGVPTADGGRQVDPARVVISPSAPRLRPNRDLAVVFHDRHLAVVYKPPGMLAVEAPGRRREGSVVGQVRRLFGAGHAVHRLDEPTSGLMMVALTEASQREIKEILFRHEVRRVYLALVSGHFPAAPFTVATQLVRDRGDGLRGSDADGDDEQGKEAVTHFRLVERLGRRASLVEATLETGRTHQVRIHLSERGFPILGDRLYGPRGRELPAERLALHAAELGLRHPVSGEALHFEAPLADDLEQLRRRLGHAQS, encoded by the coding sequence ATGTCTTCGCCGCTCCGCCTGATCGACCACCTGCGGGCCCTGGGTTACGCGAACCGCGCGGCGCGCGACCTCCTCGAGACGGGGAAGGTCGCGTATCACGGGGTTCCCACCGCCGACGGGGGGAGACAGGTCGATCCGGCGCGCGTGGTGATCTCGCCCAGCGCGCCCCGGCTGCGTCCGAACCGCGACCTGGCCGTGGTCTTCCACGATCGGCACCTGGCGGTGGTCTACAAGCCGCCGGGCATGCTGGCGGTGGAGGCTCCCGGTCGGCGGCGCGAGGGGAGCGTGGTGGGCCAGGTGCGCCGCCTCTTCGGCGCGGGTCACGCGGTGCACCGCCTCGACGAGCCGACCTCGGGCCTGATGATGGTGGCGCTGACGGAGGCCTCTCAGCGGGAGATCAAGGAGATCTTGTTCCGCCACGAGGTCAGGCGGGTCTACCTCGCGCTCGTCAGCGGTCACTTCCCGGCGGCGCCGTTCACCGTGGCGACGCAGCTCGTGCGCGACCGCGGCGACGGGCTCCGCGGCAGCGACGCCGACGGAGACGACGAGCAGGGCAAGGAGGCGGTGACGCACTTCCGCCTCGTCGAGCGCCTCGGCCGACGCGCGTCCCTCGTCGAGGCCACGCTCGAGACCGGGCGCACGCACCAGGTGCGCATCCATCTCTCGGAGCGCGGCTTCCCGATCCTCGGGGACCGCCTCTACGGCCCGCGAGGGAGGGAGCTCCCCGCCGAGCGGCTGGCCCTCCACGCCGCCGAGCTCGGCCTCCGCCATCCGGTGAGCGGCGAGGCGCTGCACTTCGAGGCCCCGCTGGCCGACGACCTGGAGCAGCTGCGACGGCGCCTGGGCCACGCGCAAAGCTGA